In Patescibacteria group bacterium, a single window of DNA contains:
- a CDS encoding nucleoside monophosphate kinase — translation MVKDKKIYRIVFLGPQGSGKSTQAKILAQKLNIPIISTGEMYRHEAKKKTIFAEQVSGYINQGKLVPGEITNALVKKRLAKKDCAKGFVLDGYPRTIDQAIDLDEMTKITHVVLIDLADHEALYRISGREVCPKCEEVYHFKFKPPKVDNQCDRCNIKLVTRRDDDEDAALRKRLSIYREEIGPIIERYQNKKIIHEINGFRNIPQVEADVTKIFS, via the coding sequence GTGGTAAAAGATAAAAAAATATACCGAATAGTATTTTTGGGTCCGCAAGGGTCGGGTAAAAGCACTCAAGCGAAAATATTAGCTCAAAAATTAAATATTCCAATAATTTCTACGGGAGAAATGTATCGACATGAGGCAAAAAAGAAGACGATTTTTGCTGAGCAGGTCTCCGGTTATATTAATCAAGGTAAGCTCGTCCCCGGAGAGATTACCAATGCTTTGGTTAAAAAAAGACTGGCAAAAAAAGACTGCGCCAAAGGCTTTGTATTAGACGGTTATCCGCGAACAATTGATCAGGCAATAGATTTGGATGAAATGACTAAAATTACACACGTTGTTTTGATTGATTTAGCGGATCACGAAGCGTTGTATCGGATTAGCGGTCGCGAGGTTTGTCCTAAGTGCGAAGAGGTTTATCATTTTAAGTTTAAACCTCCAAAAGTTGATAACCAATGCGATCGCTGTAATATTAAATTGGTTACTCGTCGTGATGATGACGAAGACGCGGCTCTACGCAAAAGATTAAGTATTTATCGTGAGGAAATCGGACCGATTATTGAAAGATATCAGAATAAAAAAATTATTCATGAAATAAACGGTTTTAGAAATATTCCTCAGGTTGAGGCAGATGTA